GAAAGTTCATGAACTTTCCGGACCTGTCGCTACCGAGTATACAAAAGAAGGGAAGCTTCTCGGTCATATTTCAATTGTAGTAAATGAGATTGCAGAGGCTGCAAAAGAACTGGAGATTGAAGGCGAAGAAGTACTAACCCTTCAGCATGTGGTATTGAGTCATCATGGCAAAGGAGAATGGGGAAGCCCCAAACCGCCTCTGATCAGAGAAGCGGAAATTCTCCACCATATTGACAACCTGGATGCGAAGATGAATATGATGGACAGAGCTCTTGAAGGCGTTCAGCCCGGAGAGTTCAGTGATCGAATCTTTCCTATGGACAACCGCACGTTCTACAAGCCATTGTTTCATGACAAACCTCTGGACTTATAAAAAGAAGCCATCCCCTTACAGCAGTTGCTGTAAGGGGGTATTTTTATGTGGAAAGAGGATGTTGGGAGGAGTCCAAGATTAATGAAGGCAAGGTGATGAACAAACTTCGGGAGACGATGAACAATTTGTGCAAGGTGATGAAGAACGTCGGGGAGCCCAAGGTCAAGGATCCTAGTTGACGATCAAAGCTGCCAAACGTTCAATAAAGGGAGGAAGTCGATGAACAACGTGTCTAAACTGATCCCACACCAAACCTCATGTACTCTGCTCCATTAATTGAACCCCCTCGCACTCTATTTATCGCTTCTGGCACAGACCAAGGCGTCTGGCGAATGAGTTCCGAGAACCCGCTTCATTCCACACAAAAAACGAACGTGACAACAGTCCGTCCGTCTGGTTAATTATAGGATTTTCTCAGATTTAAAGCTGGTCAGGGCGTTTAGAATTCCTGATTGAAGATGAACGGACTTCCTGGAGAGGACGCGATTGATCAACAATAACAGCTTCTGCAAGAACTTCCTTAATTACTTCGTCTTCGAACCAGTTATAACAATCCGATTGATACCACTCATCCCATGTCATTTCCTTACAGTTACCCCACGCCTCCTGCCAGTAGGCGAGTAAGAATGTTTCTACCTTCTCATGAGCGATAGGGAAATAAACAAGAGGAGAGTTCTCCCTCTTTCCTTCAAGCTCTGCTAGGGTGATTCTAATCAATTCTTCCTGAAACTGGCCATATGTTAAATCTGATAGTCTCTGTTTAGTCATGAAATAACCCTCCGGTGATTTGTCAGTATATTTTTCTATTCCCGAATCAAGCTGGAAAAAAACACAAACTATCATATTTTTTCTCCCGGACCATATTAGTAGTAGAGAAAAGAAAAAGAAAGGGATGGTTGAATCGTGAAACGGATTAAAATTGTAGCAATCATTCTCGCTATCATATTCACTGCATTTGTTGTAAGAATTCTCTCAATGACAACTGTGGGAGCATTTTTGTTTCAAGTACCAGGCTGGGTTTACTTTCTGTACGCGGGAGTTATATTCTGCGGGTACAAAGCAGTACAAGCTATCGGAGATGACCGTAAAAAAGAACGTGTACTGATTGAACAGGAAGGCGAAATCATTATGAAAAAAGTACGGGATGAGAGGGAAAAAAGGAAGCTCGGTTCATAAAAGGAAAGTTAAGGAAATTATGAAAGCAGACTTGATAAAGAGTCCAAATGATCTGCTTTTACAGACGCATTGTGTGGAAATCCCGATCATATATACAAAATTCAGGTGGCCATATTCATGCTTTAAAAAGAAAAGATGGTGGTGTCTTAAAAGGGCCAAAACAAGTATGGATCCACCAACTCCCAGCCCACGACGAGAAACCACTCACAGCGGGGTTCATCAGAGGGGAGCAGCTCATTGCTACAGAGTAGAGAGAGCCTCATAAGGTGGCATTCCACCTTATGAGGCTCCCTCTTTTTATTATTGTAGTAATACTCGTCAGGAGTTTCTGTTTGCCACGATCGTAAACTTGTATTCATCACTCTTAAAGTACAATTCGCTATACTCAAATACCTGGTCATCGGTTAGATTGGAGAATAATTGAACTTTCAGGATCGGAATGGCTTCTGAAAGATGGAGCAACTTTTGGATCTTTTCTTCAGGAAGGAGAGGGATTACTTCCTGGAAGCTGTCTTTAATTTTCAGCTTTTTTTTGTTCTCAATATAATCGTACTTTGACCCTGACATGATTTCGTATGAGAGGTCAGGAAATAAACGGACGGGCAGGTAAGTATCTTCGAGGACAAAAGGGATGTTGTCTACCATACGCTGCCTTCTTACGTAAAATGTTTTTTCCCCATCGGACAAGTTTAGGATCTGGCGGATACTTTCTTCGGGTTCCAACAGCTGGAAGTCAACCACGTGATTGGAAATCGTTTTTCCGTAGGCTTCCATTTCCTCTGTAAAGCTGCGCAGGGAATAGATGTTATGTTCAATTTTTGCTTCCTTTACATATGTACCGCTGCCCTGGATTTTATAAAGCAGCCCTTCCTGAACGAGTAGCTGTATAGCCTGCCTGACTGTCACACGGCTGGCGTTAAATGATTCAGACAGTTTCGCTTCAGTAGGGATTGCTTCCCCTTGTTTCCATGCTTTTTTATGTATTTCTTCTTTCATTTGACTGGCGATATTTCTGTATAGCGGAGAAGAAGTTTTCATATATAATTCCCTCACATTCATCAATGGGTTGTTTTATTTGTATCACTCCTCTATAGCATACGCCAGATTTTTTTAATGAGCAAACAGATTTTTGTTGACGCTTACATTTGAATGTATTATATTTGTATTATAAATATATTAATACAAATAATATACAAATTATTCTTTTGGGAGGCGACATCATGAAAAAGCAAAATCTTGTAGTAGTAGGTGGAGGAAGTACATATACGCTGGGAATGGTTATGAGTCTTATTGAAGAAAAGGAAAATTTCCCTCTTAAATCCATTACTTTTTATGATACAAACGCTGAAAGGCAGGAAAAAATTGCAAAAGCAACAGAAGTCATTTTAAAAGAGAAATACCCTGAACTGGAATCATTCAACTATACGACAAACAGAAAGAAAGCTTTTTCTGATGTGGATTTTGCATTTGTTCAGATCCGTACAGGGGGACTGCAGATGCGTGAAAAAGATGAGCAGATTCCCCTCCGGCATGGTGCAGTTGGTCAGGAAACTTGCGGGCCGGGTGGCATGGCGTAC
This DNA window, taken from Alteribacter keqinensis, encodes the following:
- a CDS encoding GntR family transcriptional regulator; its protein translation is MKTSSPLYRNIASQMKEEIHKKAWKQGEAIPTEAKLSESFNASRVTVRQAIQLLVQEGLLYKIQGSGTYVKEAKIEHNIYSLRSFTEEMEAYGKTISNHVVDFQLLEPEESIRQILNLSDGEKTFYVRRQRMVDNIPFVLEDTYLPVRLFPDLSYEIMSGSKYDYIENKKKLKIKDSFQEVIPLLPEEKIQKLLHLSEAIPILKVQLFSNLTDDQVFEYSELYFKSDEYKFTIVANRNS
- a CDS encoding sporulation YhaL family protein — its product is MKRIKIVAIILAIIFTAFVVRILSMTTVGAFLFQVPGWVYFLYAGVIFCGYKAVQAIGDDRKKERVLIEQEGEIIMKKVRDEREKRKLGS